TCAATTTTGTATTCTCTGACTTCATGGAATTAGAGGGCTAATTTGATTGTTTATCGACTTAATTCTATATTAAATGTTGGATTATTTTTTCTATACGCCTGTATAAATTTCATTACCTCAGCTAGCAAATTTAGATGTCTGTCACATAATTTTTGTTTAcatttttaaatttgtttttttaCACATTCGGCGTGCATTTAAATGTATCAGCGTAGAGAAATTTTCTACGTTGAAAGTGCATAAAATATGAATTCTTTTATGTTTAGGTTTTATTTGATGCGTTGGACATTCACCCAAAGAGGTTTCCTTTTGATGTTTGAAGGAGTGAAGGAATTTTGATTTAAGCAAGCTGAAAAACTTTAGGCAAATTAACACTTTATGTTTTCCTGCAATGGATAAAATGGTAAAatgtaaagtttttttttttttttttgcataaattTCCAATACTAACGCAAGCAGTCCAAGATTATTGTAATTTACTATAGAAATTCTAGAAAAACTTTTGTGTATTTGAGGATTTGGAGAACAAATTTGTTCTTTCCTTTTTACGTAAATTGCCAATACTAATGCATGCAGCCCATGCTAATAAAATTTATGTCGTCTCGTCTTCTAATGCCCAAACCAAGCCAAGGCCCattttgaagtgtgtttttgggagtttgtataaaattttatgagaaaattaTTTAAAACGTTCGTCATATATtcgtcaaatgaattttttaagttctttcacttttaaaatagtaaatttatgtTCTTTACAAAAATAAGCTGATAAAATTTGATTCCGATATAAATTTTTTActactttttattttgaatttatcaCAGGACTCATACATAATCcattttttaaggacaaaaaaaattagattccatttataattaaacaaattacatgatccatattcatttttattcatcAAAAAAGTAGAATTTGAACTGAatcatatttatttttcttctaaaaaaGCAGGATCCGAGCCATTTTTGCCACTTAAAAAGTGAGATATGACCTTTTTGTacataaaaaatgattgaatgctGGTCACCTGATAAAATGATTGAATAGTGGTCACATGATaaaaaatgattgaatgttGGGTATGCATATGACTatgaaaaatgcaaatgaagttttatttgaatattttgagaTACAGTAAAAATCTATAAACTAGtatttgataaattaataacttctatcaaataataaaatttttcgaTCCTGACTTGGGCTAACGAGCTAAATTgataattttgataaaataataagataatttttttttgaaaaccttACATAACCATTTAGTATCATTcatatcataaattaataaaattacatatcatatttTCCTAAACTACGAGTTAAAATATGAGTCTATTGttgtttttttccccttaaaatTTAAATCTAAATTTTTCTAAACTTGAGACCTTTGAACTTTAGCCTACTTTTATTAATagaataattcatatttttataaaaataaaattaaatgaggtatttttttaaaattgtaaGTGCACTAATTTATCAATTAATTAATATCtctttaaattaataaaatttgtatCGTTCTAAAATTATTAACCTATAGAGGTTTTAAATTTGACTCTCCTTTGGAATATTGGTGcctcaattttattttattttctaaaatttggcCCATAGTTATTCCAATCACAGTTGGGAATTAATAATAATGTTTGGTGTTCTCTGAGGGCATTGCATTTATGAATATGTTGGCAATGGCAGATTGCGGTGGTACAGATTGGGGTGGCTAATTGATTAGAATataggtgaaaaaaaaaatattcagaCACTTACGGGTCTGACAGGGGTTCTGTATATATCTATGGGTGCTGGGCTGTGTCAGCCCGGCACCTgacacaaaaaattttttttttttttataaaagacACATGGGTGCCGGGCTGACACACCTGACAAAGACTGCAAAAGCTGGCTGCCGGGCACTCTCTGCCCGGCAGCCAgtcaaattgttaaaaaaaaaaatcggcaGGCTTCAATGCAATTCAGACAAAGTAGATCTCGTGAATTTTTCACACTTTTTTGCTTCAGATTTGCCCCTTTTGGCAGGCTTGTggacaaaacaaaaaatgtcTGGCAGCTCCCGTGAAGCAAAAAAGctgaaccaaaagaaaaatttacgTACGATTGGACAAAAAAACTATGCTCCATTAGACTTTAGCAGGTCGTGAAACAATAACTGCTTACATATTATTCAATCGACTTAACGTTATATAGTTACTTATAATataatagaatatttaattaattattttaatatacCAAATAAAGTATTGAACATTAAATaatgaataaatttttaaaaggacttttattataattttaatatatataatatttttcatCCATGCATAATTCGTTTTTTCGAGTGTCCAATATACTTCTTTATGCATCTCCACATTTGCATTGCTTCTGCTTATTGTGCGCAGAAAAGTGAACTTTCCACCATAGAAATGTAACCAATGTTTAATTCTTACCTCCACTTTAATTCCGTGGATGGAAGAATATTGTCAGAAATGCATTCTTCTGTGGCTAATTGATTAGAATAtaggtgtaaaaaaaaaatcagacagGTTTAAAAACAACAGATAtgttcctttttttaaaaaaagatatCAGCCTGGCACCTGACAGATTCCCTATTTTTAAAAAAGATATCAGgtgcctttttttaaaaaaaaaaaagatgtcaggTGCCGGACTGGGTCAGCCCAGCACCTTAATTAAATACATTTAATCAAATCTCTTTAAATtaattcattcaattaattaaactaattaatccactaaaataattaaaataattgtATACTAAAAAACGTAAACTAATTATCAACTATCTTAACAAATAAAGTGAATCGCattaaactaatatcactaGTTTCGAAATTAAGCTATGCGaattatattaattttatgtatttattttattagcaTGGATATTATTTCAAATACTTAAATTGCCCCGACTAAATGGCTATCTTaatcaaaactcaattgcaCAAATTCGTTCAATTAATCCATTCAATTAATTAACCTCGCCAAATACATCTAAATTCATTTAATCAGACCTCTTAAAATtaattcattcaattaattaaactaattaatccactaaactaattaaaataattgTATACTACATAACGTAAACTAATTATCAACTATCttaacaaaaaatgaattgcattaaactaatatcactaGTTTCGAAATTAAGCTATGCtaattacattaattttatatatttattttattagcataggtattatttcaaatatttaaattaCCCGGACTAAATGGCTAACAGTTATCGTAcgtaaatttttcttttggttcagCTTTTTTGCTTCACAGGAGCTGCCTTCTTTTCACTTAACAAATTGCTGAGCTTCTTTTCACTTAACAGGAGCTTTCTTTCCTCCGCAATTTAGCTTCCATTCCCAACTCCCTACCGCCTCTACGTATATCCAACAGTGCCCCTGTAACCCCTCCTCTTTCTTCCCCAACAAAAAGAAGGCTCTATAGTTTAGTACCTTGTttcgcattttttttttctaaacaaTTTCACTGGCAGCCAGCTTTGTTTTTCAGCCtgccgaatttttttttttaacaatttgacTGGCTGCCGGGCAGAGAGTGCCCGGCAGCCAGCTTTTGCAGACTTTGTCAGGTGCTCTGCCCGGCAGCCAGCTTTTGCAGACTTTGTCAGGTGCCGGGCTGTGTCAGCCCGGCACCCATGTGtcaactataaaaaaaaaaaaaatttttggtgtcAGGTGCCGGGCTGACACGGCCCGGCACCCATAGATTTATACCACACCCCTGTCAGACCCGCAAGTGTCTGACTTTTCTTTTATACACCAATATTCTAATCAATTAGCCGATTGGGGTGTGGTCTCAGTTATTTATCTAATTGTTGTTGAATTTGTTAATTTTCAAgggtaaaataataataataaaaaaaattgtttggcAAAACTCAGGGGAGGTAAATACAATTAATCCATAAAACGCCCCGACCTCTGAGCAACCTGCAGAAAGGGCTTCCTTTCTTTCCCCAGATTCGTCATCTGAGCAACCTGCAGTTCAGCAGAACCCTGACCTCTGGTGTTCCGGTGCCCTTTTTGGAGGAACACTGAGAACTAAGGTAAGagttttaaaagtattttttcTTGTACATGCTGTTACGGACTAGTGAATTCAAGAGACGAAATAAAACCATTTAccttttgattgtttgattttATGTCTTTTTGGGTCGTTTGCAAAGGTTGCTATTGAATATAAAAACCATTGAATATGTTTTCCAGCCGTGCTCGTTTGCTTGTTATGATCAGCTTATTTGTTTGCTTCTGATTATAGCTTATTTGTAAACTAAAAGCTGTTTTGGGGTGTTgtaattttgcttttgatttcTCCTTTTCgtttattaagttgaaaacaTAAAAGCTTAAACTTTTTTGTTTAAATAGCTTGTCTTTTCGTGAATTAGGCATTTTAATGGATTAAGCAAACAATAGCCTGCCCGGTGTTCTGATAACTccattttgttttataatcCTGTAAGCAGCAGATACGTGCATTGACATCACGAGTTTCTCACCACAAATAGACTTTTACGGTAAAAATTTTCAAGAGAATATGTATCTCTAAAGTTTCAGTACCATTTAATCTGCAATCAGTTATTTGATATCATCGTTGTGAAgaatgcacaaatcactgactTAGAGCCTgttcttgaaaaattttgaaaagctaAAACTATTTACATCATCACCTTCGTGACTGGTTTCTGGAGTCAGCCTCAAGTACAGTAAAAGCAGATATTCTGTAGAGTGTGTAATGTGCATGTGGTGGTTGGAGTGCAAAAGTTGTGTTTGTTGTCCAAAAATTTGCTAAATACTGATACTTTCTGTTTGGTGGTTAATAGTGGTGACAAATATTTACAAGGTGGTGGCGTTGTATATTCTATTTAGTGGTTATTTTGTGTGGTAAAGCATCCAGCTCCCGGTCTTGTGGAAGGTAGTGTCATGCTCAAGTATGTGGTGCTTTATGGCAGAGCCTCCAATTCTTTCTCATATTGTGTTGCTGTGAAGTTTGAACATGGAAATTCTGTATTTATTTGATGGTTACATAGGACCATGTATGGTCATAAACCAGTTTTGTGGTTAGCTGCCAGCATTGAACATTGGAATATTTTATGAGTTAGTATTGTATTTGAGAGTTTCTTTTGAagtatgaaagttgtagctttcAATAATCCTTTAAGTAGCCTATACATTTCGTGTTTACTTATTGAGATAATGcactaaatcaccaaatttgatagtTAAGTTGATAGAATGTTGTAGATAGGTTTAATGAATAGATGACTGCATAGTCAAGGTGGTATCCATTATAGTTATGAGCTCCTTTATTGAATCCATGAGTTTTTCCTGTCATCGAAATTTGTCCATTACTTTGATCCATTCCCAAACCATTCATATTTTTGTAGCCTATGCCTTTTTAATCCTTTCTTCCTATTGAGCTCTAGAAGTAATATTTTTATGTTAGACATGAAACATAGCTGTTTGTAGTCATAAACTCCCTTATATTTCAAGGTTTTATACTCTTGATGTGTTTGATCACTtatttccttgttatttttaatTAGATTGGTGAAGAGGATAGTATGAAGTCAGATGAAGCTTCAAAAAAAGCATCACTCCGTCCGCTGGTGAAGTTTAATAAGGCATTCAAATTGGTAACTTTTTCTCAAACTCTTTAACATTGTTATATGTTAATCGAAATTCGTTGGCATATGTCCTCCATTTGTGACGAGACCTAAGGTAAGGCAATATGGTTGTTCTCACTCCATTTTCATGGGCATTTGAAATTTATGTTGTTTAATTATGCATCAAGGGAAAACATTAAAATGATTGCATCCTGATATTTCTATTGAGCCATGACATTGACAAACGTAATTTTACCAGTTCTGCTCCAAGTTCCTTGTTTGCACTAAAAATCTGTAATTTCTTGATTTAACGCAGTTAGGTGCCAATTTGTGGCTCGCTTATTAGTTATTAACTACTGTGTACTATGTACAGGAATTTTAATACCATGTAGTGATTAATCTATTGCTTACATGCAGGCTGAACAATGGGTTAATAGTATGAGTCAATTGGAGGATGAAAAATTTGCTAAAGTAGAGGTTCGGCCTTCCAGGTGAGTATATCAAACACCACCATTTCTATATCACTTGAGCTGAGAATTTACCATGTTAGGATCCTGTAGGCTTGGGGTTGGTGCAGCAGTTGCCCGTGAATCCAAAGTCGTTCAGTCAAATGACCCGATTGAAAGAAGATTACGTGCTAAATTGGAATCTCATAAGAAGAAAGTTGTCAAGAATGCTGAGGAACCTGGAGGGCCTACACTGAATGGAAATTCTCAAGAAGATAGTGACGACGAGGAACTAGGGAGCAAAACAAAAGCATTTGTGAAAAAGAGGCCTGCTGATTGGACTTTATCTCTacaacaaggaaagaaaaaacttAAGTAACTCTGTGGATACAGTAGGACTGTCTGAATCAGACCTTTAGTTTCCTCACACATATATAGCTAAAAGGGGGTTCTAGGTTTATTCCTGACTTTGGTTATTTTAGTGCACAAGATCCTTTTTCATAGGTTGTGCAAAACTTCAAATCTGTATACGCCTGGGGAACTGCCTTTCAAGCCAACTGCAAGCAAAGAATGCGAGCTTCCTGTTGTAGTAGAGGAGGGAAGCTATAAGCTGGTCATCTTTTTAAGTTGATCCTAATCATTCTATGAACTTGAACCGGAACCTGAGGCAGCGTGTCTGCAATTACTGCTGGGAGGTCTATTCTATTTACTGTAGGTCCTTTAGTGGCTAATCTACTTGCCTTTGTTATGTTGCAGCTTCTCTTAAGGAGTCGCTTTTGGTCCTGTTGTTAAAATTAAGAGAGATATGTTGATACTTTTTTCAAGGTTTGACCATCTTTGTTAATCTTCGAAAGAActtattaaagattttagtGTCAAAAAATTTCAAGTGTGATCATGTGTTTGGGTGATTTAGAGACGTTCATCTCAGTTGTAAGGCAGGTGATTAGAATCTAGAATACGTTTGGAAACCATTGTCAGCAGGGTGAAACTTGTTTCCTGAATCCTGCGTAATGAgacaaaggaaaaggaaaagttgaATGTAATACATCGGTTGATTTATTATTTCACAAGAGATTATGAGCATTGTTGTGCGTTCTTCATTTAGTTGAGGAGACTCTCCTTTATGGAATCCTCATTTGACCATTATGATTTCAACTTTTGCTTCTGTTGGAGGGACAGAGTGCAGTAGGTGGTTGATGCTTGAGGGAAACTGCTTCGGAGTCTCACATGGTGTCTGAGCTGAATACTTGCCTAGTGGCTATGTAATTGAGAAGGTTAAGTGGGGAAATTATTGGAACAACTTTCCCTACCTTCTTCTGTTTTGATAAATAGAAATGCATGGATGCATAAATCAAAAGGAGTTAACACTTACGAGTCATCCTAGGAAAGAAACACCACCATGATCTCTTCTAAGAGGAGTGGGGGCAGAGCATGATGAATAAATAACAAAAGGTTCCATTTCCACTGCACTCAGCAAACCGAAGATCAAGTTCCAGCTGAGTAAAGTAAACTACTTAGCTCCATGAAGAGTTTGAATTAAATGATGACTGATGGATTTCTGTGCAGTACTTCATTCGCTAAAGCAAGCAAACAAACATTATTGTCATATACATGTACACTCAGCTAAACCCTGTATTTCCAACTTGCACTTGGAAGCGCAATGGGTAGAGAAGTGTTCTCATTATCTTATGTAAGCTGGTAACCTGAAATACAGCATCATGCAAGTAAATCTAGACATTTCTAGATTGAATTGGAATCAAAGAGGCTTTCCAAAACTGGCATGCAGCCAATAATATGTTGAGAACAACGGTGCCAAGAAGTAATAATAGCATCAAGTTGTACGAGTCCTCAAAGGAAGTTTGTCCAGAGCGCAAGGATGTATTCAGAATCTGtcgtactttttttttttttttgtttaaatcaTTGTTTATTTCTTAGTATGAGTTATTACATCCTCAAGTCAAAAGTTTGTGACAGCAAGAATGGCAATTCAACAAGAGTAAGCTATTTGCAGAGACAGAGAGAGTTAAAGACAGAAATTTTCACACAGCTAGATACAGCACGCCTATCAAAAGCACACCAACCTCTACAACTCTACACTTTCTAGAGAATGTCGTATTAATAAAGTCAGATCCAATGATCACCATATCAACTCTCCAA
This portion of the Coffea arabica cultivar ET-39 chromosome 2e, Coffea Arabica ET-39 HiFi, whole genome shotgun sequence genome encodes:
- the LOC113733187 gene encoding uncharacterized protein — translated: MKSDEASKKASLRPLVKFNKAFKLAEQWVNSMSQLEDEKFAKVEVRPSRLGVGAAVARESKVVQSNDPIERRLRAKLESHKKKVVKNAEEPGGPTLNGNSQEDSDDEELGSKTKAFVKKRPADWTLSLQQGKKKLK